In the genome of Palaemon carinicauda isolate YSFRI2023 chromosome 15, ASM3689809v2, whole genome shotgun sequence, one region contains:
- the LOC137654750 gene encoding V-type proton ATPase subunit F-like, with product MAISAAQGKLIAVIGDEDTCVGFLLGGIGEINKKREPNFLVVDKNTSVQEIEEVYKKFMKRDDIDIILINQNIAEQIRHVIDTDNDNPLPAVLEIPSKDHPYDPTKDSVLRRAKGLFSADDMR from the exons ATGGCTATATCAGCTGCGCAGGGAAAATTAATCGCCGTTATTGGCGATGAG GACACGTGTGTCGGTTTTCTTCTGGGAGGTATTGGAGAGATCAACAAGAAACGAGAACCAAACTTTTTGGTCGTTGATAAAA ATACCAGTGTGCAGGAAATAGAAGAAGTATACAAGAAATTCATGAAGAGGGATGACATTGATATCATCCTAATAAATCAGAAC ATTGCTGAACAAATTCGCCATGTCATAGATACTGACAATGATAACCCACTTCCTGCTGTTTTAGAAATTCCTTCAAAAGACCATCCATATGACCCGACAAAAGATTCTGTCCTTAGGAGAGCTAAG GGTCTCTTCAGTGCTGATGACATGCGTTAA